In Panicum virgatum strain AP13 chromosome 4N, P.virgatum_v5, whole genome shotgun sequence, a single window of DNA contains:
- the LOC120668527 gene encoding uncharacterized protein LOC120668527 isoform X1, translating to MGNCQAAEAATVVLQHPGGRVERLYWATSAAEVMRANPGHYVALVTHRPGEEGGERRGAARVTRVKLLKPRDTLALGQAYRLITVAEVTRALQAKKEEKTRRAAQQQQLVLPQLKHAGGSPGAGEDSPQLVDSGLDQQGRDGHRSNPSSAAHPGARHRHWRPSLHSIAEVSS from the exons ATGGGCAACTGtcaggcggcggaggcggcgacggtggtGCTGCAGCACCCGGGCGGCCGCGTCGAGCGCCTCTACTgggccaccagcgccgccgaggTCATGCGCGCCAACCCGGGCCACTACGTCGCGCTCGTCACGCACCGGCCGGGGGAGGAGGgcggggagcggcgcggcgcggcgcgggtgaCGCGGGTGAAGCTGCTCAAGCCCCGGGACACGCTGGCGCTCGGCCAGGCCTACCGCCTCATCACCGTCGCCGAGGTCACCAGGGCGCTGCAGGccaagaaggaggagaagacaCGGAGGGCGGCgcaacagcagcagctcgtGCTGCCACAGCTCAAGCACGCCGGAGGGAGCCCCGGCGCCGGTGAGGACTCGCCGCAGCTGGTGGATAGCGGCCTTGATCAG CAGGGCAGGGACGGCCACCGGAGCAATCCGAGCTCAGCGGCGCACCCCGGCGCCAGGCATCGCCATTGGCGCCCGTCTCTGCACAGCATTGCCGAAGTCAGCAGCTGA
- the LOC120668527 gene encoding uncharacterized protein LOC120668527 isoform X2, which yields MGNCQAAEAATVVLQHPGGRVERLYWATSAAEVMRANPGHYVALVTHRPGEEGGERRGAARVTRVKLLKPRDTLALGQAYRLITVAEVTRALQAKKEEKTRRAAQQQQLVLPQLKHAGGSPGAGEDSPQLVDSGLDQGRDGHRSNPSSAAHPGARHRHWRPSLHSIAEVSS from the exons ATGGGCAACTGtcaggcggcggaggcggcgacggtggtGCTGCAGCACCCGGGCGGCCGCGTCGAGCGCCTCTACTgggccaccagcgccgccgaggTCATGCGCGCCAACCCGGGCCACTACGTCGCGCTCGTCACGCACCGGCCGGGGGAGGAGGgcggggagcggcgcggcgcggcgcgggtgaCGCGGGTGAAGCTGCTCAAGCCCCGGGACACGCTGGCGCTCGGCCAGGCCTACCGCCTCATCACCGTCGCCGAGGTCACCAGGGCGCTGCAGGccaagaaggaggagaagacaCGGAGGGCGGCgcaacagcagcagctcgtGCTGCCACAGCTCAAGCACGCCGGAGGGAGCCCCGGCGCCGGTGAGGACTCGCCGCAGCTGGTGGATAGCGGCCTTGATCAG GGCAGGGACGGCCACCGGAGCAATCCGAGCTCAGCGGCGCACCCCGGCGCCAGGCATCGCCATTGGCGCCCGTCTCTGCACAGCATTGCCGAAGTCAGCAGCTGA